A genomic stretch from Caldicellulosiruptoraceae bacterium PP1 includes:
- the purB gene encoding adenylosuccinate lyase: MHDIYESPLNSRYASNEMKKLFSDDNRFKLWRKLWIALAESEKELGLNITDEQIDELKKYAEEINYDVAFQKEKELRHDVMAHIHAYGEQAKKARAIIHLGATSCFVTDNADIIIIRDALLLIRKKLVNTIKAVADFALKYKDLPTLGFTHFQPAQLTTVGKRAMLWAQDLVNDLDYLEYVLSKTVLRGVKGTTGTQASFMALFENDENKVKELDKLVCKKMGFENSYPLTSQTYPRKYDFLVLSLLSSIAQSAYKFANDIRLLQSLKEIEEPFEKTQVGSSAMAYKRNPMRCERICALSRYVMVNIQNPLFTASVQWLERTLDDSANRRISIPEAFLAVDAILNIYHNVASGLVVYEKMIEKHIYEELPFMATENILMEAVKRGGDRQELHEKIRKYAMIAGENVKLKGGNNNIIELIEKDPEFKLSKEEILEILNPSKFIGRCPSQVKEYYEEYIIPILQKHNNLLDFKSEVNI; encoded by the coding sequence ATGCATGATATATATGAAAGTCCTTTAAATTCAAGATATGCAAGTAATGAAATGAAAAAATTATTTTCTGATGATAATAGATTTAAGCTTTGGAGAAAATTATGGATTGCTTTGGCTGAATCTGAAAAAGAATTAGGGCTCAATATTACAGATGAACAAATTGATGAACTTAAAAAATACGCTGAAGAAATCAATTATGATGTAGCCTTTCAAAAGGAAAAGGAATTAAGACATGATGTTATGGCACATATTCATGCTTATGGTGAACAAGCAAAAAAAGCCAGAGCAATCATTCATTTAGGTGCAACAAGCTGTTTTGTTACTGACAATGCTGATATCATTATAATAAGAGATGCATTATTACTTATTAGAAAAAAACTAGTTAATACAATAAAAGCAGTTGCTGATTTTGCACTGAAGTACAAGGATTTACCCACACTTGGATTTACTCATTTTCAACCAGCACAGCTAACAACTGTTGGAAAACGTGCTATGTTATGGGCACAAGACCTTGTAAATGATTTAGATTATCTTGAATATGTTTTATCTAAAACAGTTTTGCGTGGAGTAAAGGGGACAACAGGAACCCAAGCAAGTTTTATGGCTCTTTTTGAAAACGATGAAAATAAGGTAAAAGAATTAGATAAGCTTGTTTGCAAAAAAATGGGGTTTGAGAATAGCTATCCTTTAACTTCACAAACTTATCCACGAAAGTATGACTTTTTAGTTTTATCATTATTGTCCTCTATTGCTCAAAGTGCTTATAAATTTGCAAATGATATTAGGCTTTTGCAAAGCTTAAAAGAGATTGAGGAACCATTTGAAAAAACACAAGTTGGTTCTTCTGCAATGGCATATAAAAGAAACCCTATGAGATGTGAACGAATATGTGCTTTATCAAGATATGTTATGGTTAATATTCAAAATCCTTTATTTACAGCTTCTGTTCAATGGTTAGAAAGAACATTAGATGATTCTGCAAATAGAAGAATTTCAATACCTGAGGCATTTTTAGCAGTTGATGCAATTTTAAATATATACCATAATGTAGCAAGTGGACTTGTAGTATATGAAAAGATGATAGAAAAGCATATATATGAAGAACTACCATTTATGGCTACCGAAAATATACTTATGGAGGCTGTAAAAAGAGGTGGAGATAGACAAGAATTGCATGAGAAAATTAGAAAATATGCTATGATAGCTGGAGAAAATGTAAAACTAAAAGGCGGTAATAACAATATAATTGAACTTATTGAAAAAGACCCTGAATTTAAACTTTCAAAAGAAGAAATATTAGAAATTTTGAATCCATCAAAATTTATTGGTCGTTGCCCATCACAAGTTAAGGAATACTATGAAGAGTATATTATTCCTATATTGCAAAAACATAATAACTTATTAGATTTCAAATCTGAAGTAAATATATGA
- a CDS encoding pyridoxal phosphate-dependent aminotransferase: protein MKYSEKAMNVSPSPTLSIDSLAKKMKEAGEDVIGFGAGEPDFDTPNNIKYAAIDAIIRGYTKYTPVAGIPKLKEAIVNYYETNYNLKYTPNQVVVSNGAKHSLMNVFFAILNKDDEVLLPSPYWVTYPELIKLADGKAIEIPTTKETNFKINKQLLENYTSNKTKALVLNSPSNPTGMVYTYEELKDIVEFCVEKEIFIISDEIYDKLIYDNYTHVSPAVFSEKAKELTIIVNGVSKSYAMTGWRIGYTLSNLELANIMSNLQSHMTSNPNSIAQYAALEALNGNQDSLNKMLIEFSKRRDLIYNLVNSIDGLSALKPNGAFYIMVDLTNIIGKSYNNQVIDSANTFAKILLETKKVAVVPSEGFGINNFIRLSYATSEKNIINGLKRIEEFIKELQ from the coding sequence ATGAAGTATTCAGAAAAGGCAATGAATGTTTCACCTTCACCTACATTATCAATAGATAGTTTGGCTAAAAAAATGAAAGAAGCTGGCGAAGATGTTATTGGCTTTGGTGCAGGTGAACCTGATTTTGATACTCCAAATAATATAAAATATGCTGCAATTGATGCAATCATTAGAGGATACACCAAATATACACCAGTTGCAGGCATACCAAAACTAAAAGAAGCTATTGTAAATTACTATGAAACAAACTATAATTTAAAATATACACCAAACCAGGTTGTAGTAAGCAATGGAGCAAAGCACTCATTAATGAATGTTTTTTTTGCAATACTTAATAAAGATGATGAGGTACTATTACCTTCACCGTATTGGGTAACATATCCTGAACTCATAAAACTTGCAGATGGTAAAGCAATAGAAATTCCAACAACTAAAGAGACTAATTTTAAAATAAACAAACAATTATTAGAAAATTATACTTCAAATAAGACCAAAGCACTTGTTTTAAATTCTCCATCAAATCCAACTGGAATGGTTTATACATATGAAGAATTAAAAGATATTGTCGAATTTTGTGTTGAAAAGGAGATATTTATAATATCTGATGAAATATATGACAAACTTATTTATGATAATTATACACATGTATCTCCAGCCGTATTTAGTGAAAAAGCAAAAGAATTAACTATTATAGTAAATGGTGTTTCAAAATCTTATGCTATGACAGGCTGGAGAATTGGATATACCTTATCAAATTTAGAATTAGCAAATATTATGAGTAACTTACAAAGTCATATGACATCTAATCCAAATTCAATAGCACAATATGCAGCCTTAGAAGCTTTAAATGGCAATCAAGATAGTCTTAATAAAATGCTTATTGAATTTTCAAAAAGAAGAGATTTAATTTATAATTTGGTAAACTCAATTGATGGTTTATCAGCATTAAAGCCAAATGGGGCTTTTTATATAATGGTTGATTTGACTAATATTATTGGTAAAAGTTATAATAATCAAGTTATTGATTCAGCAAATACTTTTGCGAAAATTCTTTTAGAAACCAAAAAGGTTGCAGTAGTACCAAGTGAAGGTTTTGGTATTAATAATTTTATTAGATTATCATATGCTACTTCAGAAAAGAATATAATAAATGGTTTAAAAAGAATTGAAGAGTTTATCAAAGAACTTCAATAA
- a CDS encoding dipeptidase — MFADAHNDTLTLAFKEKKDLMKNDLHFDFERAKKIGLLFQNMAVWQDTKYNNYDMVGYAINLAKQLDRYDAINIFTGCKFDVEKINVLLSIEDIAIINEIDQLYLLKDANYRLATLTWNHKTHIAGGAFTNQGLSRFGEDVLKQLLKLDFIVDLSHASYKTFYDAVNIIYKPFIVSHSNSYSLCNHVRNLKDDQIKIIKEYKGLIGINFYKPFLNATNNSTIVDIINHIKYIADIIGTDYICFGSDFDGAFEFPENINGIESLEIIKEYLQESGFTQKEVEQICYKNLINFVKGYYNIK; from the coding sequence ATGTTTGCTGATGCACATAATGATACATTAACACTTGCATTTAAAGAAAAAAAAGATTTGATGAAAAATGATTTGCATTTTGATTTTGAAAGAGCAAAAAAAATAGGGTTGTTATTTCAAAATATGGCAGTATGGCAAGATACAAAATATAATAATTATGATATGGTAGGATATGCCATAAACCTTGCAAAACAATTAGATAGATATGATGCTATTAATATTTTTACAGGTTGTAAATTTGATGTTGAAAAAATAAATGTTTTATTAAGTATTGAAGATATTGCCATAATTAATGAAATAGATCAGTTATATTTATTAAAAGATGCAAATTATAGACTTGCTACGTTAACTTGGAACCATAAAACACATATAGCGGGAGGGGCATTCACAAATCAAGGGCTTTCAAGGTTTGGTGAAGATGTATTAAAACAACTGCTTAAATTAGATTTTATTGTAGATCTATCTCATGCATCTTATAAAACTTTTTATGATGCTGTAAATATAATTTATAAGCCATTTATTGTTTCTCATTCAAATAGTTATTCTTTATGTAATCATGTTAGAAATTTAAAAGACGATCAGATAAAAATAATAAAGGAATATAAGGGGCTTATTGGGATAAACTTTTATAAGCCCTTTTTGAATGCCACTAATAACTCAACAATTGTTGATATTATTAATCATATAAAATATATAGCTGATATTATTGGAACTGATTACATTTGTTTTGGAAGTGATTTTGATGGTGCATTTGAATTTCCTGAAAATATTAATGGTATTGAAAGTTTAGAAATAATAAAAGAATATTTACAAGAATCTGGTTTTACTCAAAAAGAAGTGGAACAAATATGTTATAAAAACCTTATCAATTTTGTTAAAGGTTACTATAATATAAAATGA
- a CDS encoding MBL fold metallo-hydrolase: MQITILGSVGPYPGKDLATSGYFIKCNNKGILLECGSGVISKFLKYFDFEQIDFIICSHLHSDHISDLGVLKYYFASKNKKIDLYIPSEPIDELNQLKKGVYNIKPIEENLSFNINDIQIDFLQGIHPYKSYAVSVVYNNKKFVFSSDTGYFDNLIDFCKDSDLLLMNSCYKDIDLEKISQDKRFHLSPSQAAKIAKESNSIQLCLTHFKPEHDRIEQLKCAKNIFENTIIATEGKCIEL; this comes from the coding sequence ATGCAAATAACTATTCTTGGTTCTGTTGGTCCCTATCCAGGAAAAGATTTAGCTACATCAGGTTATTTTATTAAATGCAATAATAAAGGTATTTTATTAGAATGTGGTAGTGGTGTAATTTCAAAATTTCTCAAATATTTTGATTTTGAGCAAATAGATTTTATTATTTGTTCACATTTACATTCTGATCACATTTCTGATTTAGGTGTTTTAAAATACTATTTTGCATCAAAAAACAAAAAAATAGACCTTTATATTCCAAGTGAACCTATTGACGAATTAAATCAATTAAAAAAGGGTGTTTATAATATAAAGCCAATTGAAGAAAATCTTTCTTTTAACATTAATGATATACAAATTGATTTTTTACAAGGAATCCATCCTTATAAAAGTTATGCAGTTTCTGTAGTTTATAATAATAAAAAATTTGTATTTTCGTCTGACACAGGTTATTTTGATAATTTAATTGATTTTTGTAAAGATTCTGACCTTTTATTAATGAATTCATGCTACAAAGATATAGACTTAGAAAAAATTAGCCAAGATAAAAGATTTCATTTATCGCCTTCACAAGCTGCTAAAATTGCTAAAGAATCTAACTCAATTCAACTTTGCCTAACTCATTTTAAGCCTGAACATGATAGAATTGAACAGCTAAAATGTGCTAAAAATATATTTGAAAATACTATCATTGCAACCGAAGGTAAGTGCATAGAATTATAA
- a CDS encoding homoserine O-acetyltransferase — MQDCFFYEEGYKKYVRFAQNKDFKLESGKYFGPIDVAYETYGTINDKKNNIILITHALTGDSHVAKHSEEDEKLGWWDKFVGPGKIFDTNKYFIICSNVLGGCQGTTGPSSISEDGKPYGIRFPIITIKDMVNVQKKLLDCLNIEHIHCVVGGSMGGMQALEWAVSYPDFMDGVINIASPLRLNPQSIAFNEVMRRAIMSDPNWKNGDYYGDDIPQNGLSIARMIGMITYQSDVLMEKKFNRRTKDPIETFFDSFNTEFEVESYLHYQGLKLVQRFDANTYLYLTRAMDLFDFEREYGSIENALKRIKAKFLLVAITSDILFPLSQMRQTRDELLKYGVKLYYNEIESDYGHDSFLVEDNKFRPILSDFLDELDK; from the coding sequence TTGCAAGATTGTTTCTTTTATGAAGAAGGTTACAAAAAATATGTAAGATTTGCTCAAAATAAAGATTTTAAGCTCGAAAGTGGTAAATACTTTGGACCAATTGATGTTGCATATGAAACATATGGAACTATTAATGATAAAAAAAATAATATTATTTTAATAACACATGCATTAACTGGCGATTCTCATGTTGCAAAACACTCAGAAGAAGATGAAAAACTTGGTTGGTGGGATAAATTTGTAGGGCCAGGTAAGATATTCGATACAAATAAATATTTCATTATTTGTTCAAATGTTTTGGGCGGTTGTCAAGGGACAACTGGCCCATCCTCTATTTCTGAGGATGGGAAACCTTATGGAATTAGATTTCCAATAATTACAATAAAGGATATGGTTAATGTTCAAAAAAAACTTTTGGATTGCTTAAATATTGAGCATATTCATTGTGTAGTAGGTGGGTCAATGGGAGGTATGCAGGCACTTGAGTGGGCAGTAAGCTATCCAGATTTTATGGATGGAGTAATTAATATAGCATCTCCTTTAAGACTTAATCCTCAATCAATAGCATTTAATGAGGTTATGCGAAGAGCAATTATGTCAGATCCGAATTGGAAAAACGGAGATTACTATGGAGATGATATCCCACAAAATGGGTTATCAATAGCTCGAATGATAGGCATGATAACATACCAAAGCGATGTATTAATGGAGAAAAAATTTAATAGACGAACAAAAGACCCAATAGAGACATTTTTTGATTCATTTAATACAGAATTTGAGGTAGAAAGTTATTTACATTATCAGGGATTAAAGTTAGTTCAAAGATTTGATGCAAACACCTATTTATATCTAACGCGAGCAATGGATCTTTTTGATTTTGAAAGAGAATATGGAAGTATTGAAAATGCATTAAAAAGAATCAAAGCAAAATTTTTATTAGTTGCTATTACATCTGATATTCTATTTCCGCTTTCTCAAATGAGACAAACAAGAGATGAGCTACTAAAATATGGTGTTAAACTGTACTACAATGAGATAGAATCAGATTATGGGCATGATTCCTTTTTGGTGGAAGACAATAAATTTAGACCAATATTAAGTGACTTTCTAGATGAATTAGATAAATAG
- a CDS encoding O-acetylhomoserine aminocarboxypropyltransferase/cysteine synthase family protein, producing the protein MERRFGFDTIQVHGGHEIDSSKSRAVPIYQTTSYIFETPEEAADLFALKKVGNIYTRLGNPTVDVFEKRMSLLEGGVGAVATSSGQAAITYSILNIAKSGDEIVAASTLYGGTFTLLSHTFKKFGINVRFVDPDNVENFEKAINEKTKAIFLETLGNPNINIPDIEEIAKIAHSNNIPLIVDNTFATPYLFRPFDFGADIVVYSATKFLGGHGTSIAGIVIDSGKFDWNKEKFPELNEPDPSYHGLNYKEAFKEGAYIAKLRLNLLRDVGACLSPFNAFLLLLGLETLSLRMKKHVDNAIKLAEYLNKHPKVEWVNYPYLADNKYHSLYKKYLPKGPGAIFTFGLKGGYDAAKKVIESVQLFSHLANVGDAKSLIIHPASTTHQQLSQEEQKMAGVKPEMIRVSIGIEEIDDLIYDIDNALNKV; encoded by the coding sequence ATGGAAAGAAGATTTGGATTTGATACTATTCAAGTGCATGGAGGACACGAGATTGATTCATCAAAATCAAGGGCAGTACCTATTTATCAAACAACATCATATATTTTTGAAACTCCTGAAGAGGCAGCAGACTTATTTGCACTTAAAAAAGTAGGAAATATTTATACCAGATTAGGTAATCCAACAGTTGATGTGTTTGAAAAAAGGATGAGCCTTCTTGAAGGTGGTGTTGGTGCTGTTGCTACATCATCTGGGCAAGCTGCTATAACATACTCAATTTTAAATATTGCAAAAAGCGGAGATGAAATAGTAGCTGCAAGTACATTGTATGGAGGAACATTTACATTATTATCTCATACCTTCAAGAAATTTGGTATTAATGTTAGATTTGTTGATCCAGATAACGTGGAAAATTTTGAAAAAGCAATTAATGAAAAAACTAAAGCAATATTTTTAGAAACATTAGGCAATCCAAATATAAACATACCTGATATCGAGGAAATAGCAAAAATAGCACATTCCAACAATATACCACTAATTGTTGACAATACATTTGCTACACCTTATTTATTTAGACCATTTGATTTTGGAGCAGATATTGTTGTTTATTCTGCTACAAAATTTTTGGGTGGGCATGGAACTTCAATTGCTGGAATTGTTATAGATTCTGGTAAATTTGATTGGAACAAAGAGAAATTCCCTGAGTTAAATGAGCCTGATCCAAGCTATCATGGTCTTAATTATAAAGAAGCATTTAAAGAAGGTGCTTATATAGCAAAACTTAGGCTTAATCTACTAAGAGATGTAGGTGCGTGCCTTTCACCATTTAATGCTTTCTTACTTTTATTAGGTCTTGAAACATTATCTCTAAGGATGAAAAAACATGTTGATAATGCAATAAAACTTGCTGAATATCTAAATAAACATCCAAAAGTAGAATGGGTAAACTATCCTTATTTAGCTGATAATAAATATCATAGTTTATACAAAAAGTATCTTCCAAAAGGCCCAGGTGCTATTTTTACTTTTGGACTAAAGGGCGGATATGATGCTGCAAAAAAAGTGATAGAATCAGTACAATTATTCTCACATTTAGCCAATGTTGGCGATGCAAAATCTTTAATAATACACCCAGCTTCAACAACACATCAACAATTGAGCCAAGAAGAACAAAAAATGGCAGGGGTAAAACCAGAAATGATTAGAGTATCAATAGGTATTGAAGAAATTGACGATTTAATATATGATATTGACAATGCATTAAATAAAGTATAA
- a CDS encoding YhbY family RNA-binding protein: protein MITSKQRSILRAMANDFSSIIHIGKEGITNEVLKQIDDALEARELIKISLEKNSDISPKDAIKSICETLNAEPVQVIGRKIVVFRQSKTKPRIQI, encoded by the coding sequence ATGATAACATCAAAGCAAAGATCAATTTTAAGAGCAATGGCTAACGACTTCAGTTCCATTATTCATATAGGGAAAGAAGGAATAACTAATGAGGTATTAAAACAAATTGATGACGCTTTAGAAGCAAGAGAATTAATTAAGATATCTCTTGAGAAAAATTCAGATATCTCACCTAAGGATGCAATTAAATCAATTTGTGAAACATTAAACGCAGAACCTGTTCAAGTTATTGGTAGGAAGATTGTGGTATTTAGACAATCTAAAACAAAACCAAGAATACAGATATAA
- the obgE gene encoding GTPase ObgE: MFADYAKIYIKAGDGGDGIVAFRREKYVPAGGPAGGDGGKGGDVIFIADRELNTLLDFKYKRHYKAENGEKGGPNNMHGKDGEDLIIKVPVGTVIKDEQTGDVIADLSIEGDKAIVAHGGRGGRGNTHFATPTRQVPRFSEVGEKGDEMWVILELKLIADVGLIGFPNVGKSTFLSIATNAKPEIANYPFTTKQPNLGIVYIDSGESFVLADIPGLIEGASQGAGLGYYFLRHIERTDVLIHVVDVSGIEGREPIDDFIKINNELKQYSTELSKKPQIVAANKMDLPDAQGYYEFFKSEIEKIGYEVYPISAATNFGIKEVVQRAYEILKQVRKEKDFESDKKPRTFVYYKKKEEKPISIKKENDVFVIEGTVVEKVARNIVINDYDSFRYFQNFLNELGIFNKLREMGIKDGDLVRILDVEFEYYE, from the coding sequence ATGTTTGCTGATTACGCAAAGATTTATATAAAGGCTGGCGATGGTGGAGATGGTATTGTTGCTTTCAGAAGAGAAAAATATGTTCCAGCAGGTGGTCCAGCAGGTGGTGATGGTGGCAAAGGTGGAGATGTAATATTTATTGCTGATAGAGAACTAAATACACTTTTAGACTTTAAATATAAAAGGCATTACAAAGCTGAGAATGGTGAAAAAGGCGGCCCTAATAATATGCATGGCAAAGACGGAGAAGACCTTATAATAAAGGTGCCAGTTGGGACTGTTATAAAAGATGAGCAAACTGGTGATGTAATTGCTGACTTAAGCATAGAAGGGGATAAAGCAATAGTTGCTCATGGAGGAAGAGGAGGTAGAGGAAACACTCATTTTGCTACTCCTACAAGGCAAGTTCCTCGATTTTCAGAGGTTGGAGAAAAGGGAGATGAAATGTGGGTAATATTAGAATTAAAGTTAATAGCCGATGTAGGACTTATAGGATTTCCAAACGTAGGTAAATCAACCTTCTTATCAATTGCAACAAATGCAAAGCCTGAAATTGCAAATTATCCATTTACAACAAAACAACCTAATTTAGGTATTGTTTATATTGATAGTGGAGAAAGTTTTGTATTAGCAGATATTCCTGGCCTAATTGAAGGTGCTTCTCAGGGAGCAGGGTTAGGATATTATTTTTTAAGACATATAGAAAGAACAGATGTTTTGATTCATGTTGTTGATGTATCTGGTATTGAAGGTAGAGAACCAATTGACGATTTTATAAAAATAAATAATGAATTAAAACAATACAGCACTGAACTTAGTAAAAAACCTCAAATTGTTGCAGCTAATAAAATGGACTTACCAGATGCTCAGGGATATTACGAATTTTTCAAAAGTGAAATAGAAAAAATAGGATATGAAGTTTATCCAATATCAGCAGCAACTAATTTTGGAATAAAAGAAGTTGTACAAAGAGCATATGAAATTTTGAAACAAGTTAGAAAAGAAAAAGATTTTGAGTCAGATAAAAAACCTCGAACCTTTGTATATTATAAAAAGAAAGAAGAAAAGCCAATTAGTATAAAAAAGGAAAATGATGTATTTGTTATAGAGGGAACTGTTGTTGAAAAAGTGGCAAGGAATATTGTAATAAATGATTATGATTCTTTTAGATATTTCCAAAACTTTTTAAATGAATTAGGCATTTTTAACAAGCTAAGAGAAATGGGTATAAAAGATGGTGATCTGGTTAGAATTCTTGATGTAGAATTTGAGTATTACGAATAA
- the rpmA gene encoding 50S ribosomal protein L27, giving the protein MILRFDIQLFAHKKAGGSTRNGRDSESKRLGVKRSDGQFVLAGNILVRQRGTKYHPGKNVGIGKDDTLFALETGYVKFETNRLGKKVVSIVPENQATFVQ; this is encoded by the coding sequence ATGATATTAAGATTTGATATTCAGCTTTTTGCTCATAAAAAAGCAGGTGGCTCAACAAGAAACGGAAGAGACAGCGAATCAAAGAGACTTGGTGTTAAAAGATCTGATGGTCAATTTGTTTTAGCAGGTAACATTTTAGTAAGACAAAGGGGAACAAAATATCATCCAGGTAAGAATGTTGGTATAGGAAAAGATGATACATTATTTGCTTTAGAGACAGGCTATGTAAAGTTTGAAACAAACAGACTTGGAAAGAAAGTTGTATCAATAGTTCCTGAAAATCAAGCAACCTTTGTTCAATAA
- a CDS encoding ribosomal-processing cysteine protease Prp, protein MIKAVFYKDNKGNFTKLVVQGHSGFDIEGKDIVCAAASGILLTNVNGCIEVVGIKHRLIQDKGYLLFEINETNNTKIERCNVLLETTLIGLKELMQQYPKNVYVEVN, encoded by the coding sequence ATGATTAAAGCTGTATTTTATAAAGACAACAAGGGGAATTTTACAAAACTTGTTGTTCAAGGGCATAGTGGCTTTGATATTGAAGGAAAAGATATTGTTTGTGCTGCAGCCTCTGGTATTTTACTTACAAATGTAAATGGATGTATTGAGGTTGTTGGTATTAAGCATAGGTTAATACAAGATAAAGGCTATTTACTTTTTGAAATTAATGAAACAAACAATACAAAAATAGAAAGATGTAATGTTTTATTAGAAACTACTTTAATTGGATTAAAAGAATTAATGCAACAATATCCTAAAAATGTTTATGTGGAGGTGAATTAA
- the rplU gene encoding 50S ribosomal protein L21 codes for MYAIIETGGKQYRVQEGDVLKVEKLNAGNDSIVKIDKVLAVSTQDGLVVGKPYVDGAFVEAKVLETAKDKKVVVFNYKSKTGYHRTLGHRQYYTKIQIVKISK; via the coding sequence ATGTATGCTATAATTGAAACAGGTGGTAAGCAATACAGAGTCCAAGAAGGAGACGTACTAAAGGTTGAAAAGCTAAATGCTGGAAATGATAGTATTGTAAAAATTGACAAGGTTTTAGCAGTATCTACCCAAGATGGACTTGTTGTAGGGAAACCATATGTTGATGGTGCTTTTGTTGAAGCAAAGGTATTAGAAACTGCAAAAGACAAAAAGGTTGTAGTTTTCAATTATAAATCTAAGACTGGTTACCACAGAACATTAGGACATCGTCAATATTATACAAAGATTCAAATTGTAAAAATTTCAAAATAA
- a CDS encoding TraX family protein: MTSAQLKVLACLFMLIDHIGVIIYPDIITFRIIGRLAFPIFVFFIVEGFLKTRDITLYLGRLTIFAIISQFAFSYAFNTSSLNVLYTFIFGLLSLYIHKKNNDIKVVFLLALIAQLVDTDYGAFGVILIFIFYKFYQDRKKLIKYFTIIVFLFSLLTILFDVFYYKEDLSSLLYSPILYEPICLASLILINHYNGKKGANLKYLFYIFYPLHLVILRLIQIYLL; encoded by the coding sequence ATGACTTCAGCACAACTCAAAGTCTTAGCATGTCTTTTTATGTTAATTGATCATATAGGAGTTATAATATATCCTGATATTATTACTTTTAGAATCATAGGTAGACTTGCATTCCCTATTTTTGTGTTTTTTATTGTTGAAGGTTTTTTAAAAACAAGAGACATTACATTGTATTTAGGTAGATTAACAATATTTGCAATTATATCGCAGTTCGCATTTTCATATGCATTTAATACATCATCATTAAATGTCTTATATACATTTATATTTGGCCTATTATCTTTGTACATACATAAAAAGAATAATGATATAAAAGTAGTCTTTTTACTAGCTTTAATAGCTCAACTTGTTGATACTGACTACGGTGCTTTTGGGGTAATACTTATATTTATATTTTATAAATTCTACCAAGACAGAAAAAAACTTATCAAATATTTTACTATAATAGTATTTTTATTTTCTTTATTAACTATTCTTTTTGATGTATTTTATTACAAAGAAGATTTAAGTAGTTTATTGTATTCACCTATTTTATATGAACCTATATGTTTAGCCTCCCTAATACTAATAAATCATTATAATGGGAAAAAGGGGGCAAATCTAAAATATCTATTTTATATATTTTACCCCCTTCATTTAGTAATATTAAGGCTTATTCAGATATATTTATTATGA